A genomic region of Mesobacillus jeotgali contains the following coding sequences:
- the rpmF gene encoding 50S ribosomal protein L32: MAVPFRRTSKTAKRKRRTHFKLQVPGMVACPNCGEMKLAHRVCKACGTYKGKEVVND, from the coding sequence ATGGCTGTACCATTTAGAAGAACGTCTAAAACTGCGAAAAGAAAACGCCGTACTCATTTTAAATTACAAGTTCCGGGTATGGTAGCATGCCCTAACTGCGGTGAAATGAAACTTGCTCACCGTGTGTGCAAAGCTTGCGGAACATACAAAGGGAAAGAAGTTGTAAACGACTAA
- a CDS encoding YceD family protein, translated as MKWTISQIQKHRNKDFLIDEFVRMDSIKETEPTIREVSPIHLTGRADISATRVTFHIRIDGHLILPCSRTLVDVKYPIDVETTETFMLNSHDYEAEEEVHQVTGDVIDLEPIIREILLVEVPMQVFCDDSAGQEGAPQSGKDWEVIEEQEKSEKLDPRLAGLAKFFEDSKDSSD; from the coding sequence ATGAAATGGACAATAAGTCAGATACAAAAACATCGAAACAAGGACTTTCTAATCGACGAGTTTGTCCGAATGGACTCGATAAAGGAAACAGAACCAACAATCCGTGAGGTATCTCCCATCCACTTAACTGGAAGGGCGGATATCAGTGCCACAAGAGTGACATTCCATATCCGGATTGATGGACATCTAATTCTTCCTTGTTCACGGACACTGGTTGATGTAAAATATCCAATTGATGTGGAAACAACTGAAACTTTCATGTTAAACAGCCACGACTATGAGGCTGAAGAGGAAGTTCATCAAGTAACAGGCGATGTCATTGATCTTGAACCCATCATCAGGGAGATCTTGCTAGTGGAAGTTCCAATGCAAGTATTCTGTGATGATAGCGCTGGTCAAGAAGGCGCACCCCAGTCAGGTAAGGATTGGGAAGTAATCGAGGAACAGGAGAAATCCGAAAAACTTGATCCCCGACTTGCCGGACTTGCAAAATTCTTTGAGGATTCTAAGGATTCCTCTGACTAA